CCCCCTTTCTTAGGATCATTGATATAAAGTGCACTGCTGGCATCATCGACAGGACGACTCATCGGTTTACTATTATCCAACTTACGTAGAGCATTAATCATCCCTTGAGGATTACGGGTCAACTCGACACTAGAAGCATCAGCTAGGAATTCCCTCTGACGAGAAATAGCTAGTTGCACCAAGGTTGCAGCGAGAGGTGCTAGCACAATAGCTAGTAGGGAAACCACTAGCATAATGATTTCTAAGCCATTTCCATCTCGGTCATCGTCACTTCGTCTACGACCTGCACCACCCCACCACATCATACGACCTGCCATACTAGAAAGCATGGTAATAGCACTAGCAAGGGCAACAGCAATAGTCGAAATACGGATATCGTAATTACGAATATGACTGACTTCATGTCCCATAACAGCTTCTAGCTCCTCGCGATTCATGATAGCTAATAGACCTGACGTCGCAGCAACTGCAGCATTTTGAGGGTTAGAACCTGTCGCAAAGGCATTTAAGGCTGGATCATCAATGATGAAAACACGAGGCATAGGAATCTGAGCGACCGTAGCCATATCTTCCACTACATGATAGAGGTCTGGTGCCATTTGTTCATCAACCTCACGTGCCCCATTCATGGACATGACAATCTCTGTCGATTGAAAAATCATGGACAAGGCATAGATAAAGCCGATAATCAGCGCGATAACCAAACCACCCAACCCAGACCGCATAAAGAGGTAACCAACCGCATAGCCAACAAGAGCTAAGAGTAGGAAAAATACCAGCAACAAAATCCAGGTTCTTCGCTTATTGCTTGCAATTTGATCAAACAACATCTTAGTCACCTAAACCGCTAAAATCAACTTTAGGAACTACCTTTTCCTCTTCTGGTGTTTGAAGGAAATCTGCTGCTTTAAATCCAAACATTCCAGCGATAATATTGCTTGGGAAAGTTTCTAATTTTACATTGTAGTTGCTGACAACACTGTTGTAGAGTTGACGAGAGTAAGAAATTTTATTTTCTGTGTTTGTCAACTCTTCTTGTAATTTGATAAAGTTAGCGCTAGCTTTCAAATCTGGATAATTTTCTGCCACTGCAAAGATACCAGAAATCTGGCGGGTAAGGGCATCACTGGCCTTCATAGCTTCAGCTGGTGACGTTGCTGCGGCTACTTGTCTACGAAGTTCTGTCACTTTTTCCAAGGTAGAACCTTCATATTTGGCGTAACCTTTTACAGTCTCAATCAAGTTTGGCAAGAGGTCATTTCGACGTTTCAACTGAACATCAATTTGACTCCAAGCCTCCTTTGTTTGCATACGATTCTTAACCAAACCGTTGTAGCTAGCAATCACAAAAATAACAATAAGAGCGATAACTCCAAGAATAATCCAAGTCATTATATAAGTCCTTTCTACTTTTAGATTAGTACCAGTATATCAAATTTTTAATGATTGTGGTAAAATAAGATGATACTAAAGAAGGAAAAAATTATGAAACCAGAAACATTTTACAACTTGCTTGCCGAGCAAAATCTTCCACTTTCGGACCAGCAAAAAGAACAATTTGAACGTTATTTTGAACTCTTGGTCGAGTGGAATGAAAGGATTAATTTAACAGCCATTACGGACAAGGAAGAAGTTTATCTCAAACATTTTTACGATTCGATTGCACCCATTCTGCAAGGCTTGATTCCCAATGAAACTATCAAACTTCTTGATATCGGGGCTGGAGCTGGATTTCCTAGTCTACCGATGAAAATTCTCTATCCTCAGTTAGAGGTGACCATCATTGATTCGCTCAATAAGCGCATCAACTTCCTTCAACTATTGGCTCAAGAACTGGATTTGGACGGTGTTCATTTCTACCATGGGCGTGCTGAAGATTTTGCCCAAGACAAGAACTTCCGTGCTCACTATGATTTTGTAACGGCTCGTGCTGTTGCCCGTATGCAGGTCTTATCTGAATTAACTATTCCCTACCTTAAAGTTGGCGGGAAACTATTGGCACTCAAGGCCAGCAATGCGCCTGAGGAATTATTGGAAGCTAAGAATGCCCTCAATCTTCTCTTTAGTAAGGTTGAAGATAATCTCAGTTACACACTTCCTAATGGAGACCCTCGCTACATTACTATTGTTGAGAAGAAAAAGGAAACTCCAAACAAATATCCACGTAAGGCTGGCATGCCTAACAAACGCCCACTATAGAAAGATTAAATAATCTGCAAATTCACACCTCGCTCTCGCATTTCTGGGCTCGGGAAAAAATGATTTACAAAATCATACCTCGCTCTCCTATTTCAAGGCTCGGGAAAAAATGATTTACAAAATCATACCTCGCTCTCCTATTTCAAGGCTCGGGAAAAAATGATTTACAAAATCATACCTCGCTCTCCTATTTCAAGGCTCGGGAAAAAATGATTTACAAAATCATTTTTTTCTGCTATACTATCACAAGCAAAGGTTTTTAATGTCATCCCGTGAGGTGACGAAGGCGCAGAAATATTTGAAACTCTTTAAAGTCTAGATTTTAGAGAAGTCTTACTCTGAGAGCCTATTGCTGTAAAATAATGGGCTCTTTTTTGATGCCCAAAAGTGAGGTTTATATGAAACAAGAATCAACTGTTGATTTGCTTTTAGACGTTGACCAACGTCCTTCAGCTGGAAAAGGGATCCTTCTCAGCTTCCAACACGTGTTCGCCATGTTTGGTGCTACTATCTTGGTACCTTTGATCTTGGGAATGCCTGTATCTGTTGCCCTTTTTGCATCAGGTGTAGGAACACTCATTTATATGGTTTGTACTGGCTTTAAAGTTCCAGTTTATCTGGGTTCTTCTTTTGCCTTTATCACAGCTATGTCACTTGCCATGAAAGAAATAGGTGGCGATGTATCTGCCGCTCAAACTGGGGTTATTCTTACAGGTTTAATCTACGTTCTTGTTTCAACTAGCATCCGCTTTGCTGGTACAAAATGGATTGACAAACTTTTACCACCAATCGTTATCGGTCCTATGATTATCGTAATTGGTCTTGGACTTGCAGGTTCAGCTGTTACCAATGCTGGTCTTGTAGCTGATGGAAATTGGAAAAATGCTCTTGTAGCAGTTGTTACTTTCTTAATTGCTGCCTTTATCAACACAAAAGGAAAAGGATTCCTACGAATCATTCCATTCCTCTTTGCCATTATCGGTGGTTACCTCTTTGCCCTAGCACTTGGATTGGTTGATTTCACTCCTGTTCTTGAAGCAAACTGGTTTGAAATCCCTGGTTTCTACCTGCCATTCAACACAGGTGGTGCCTTCAAACAATACGACCTTTACTTCGGTCCAGAAACGATTGCTATCTTGCCAATCGCTATCGTAACCATTTCAGAACACATCGGAGACCATACTGTTTTGGGCCAAATCTGTGGTCGTCAATTCTTGAAAGAACCAGGTCTTCACCGTACTCTTCTTGGTGACGGTATAGCAACTTCTGTTTCTGCCTTCCTTGGTGGACCAGCCAATACAACTTACGGAGAAAATACAGGAGTTATCGGTATGACTCGTATCGCTTCTGTCTCAGTTATCCGTAATGCTGCCTTTATTGCAATTGCCCTTAGCTTCCTTGGTAAATTCACTGCCTTGATTTCAACTATTCCAAACGCTGTACTTGGTGGTATGTCAATCCTTCTCTATGGAGTTATCGCCAGCAACGGTTTGAAAGTCTTGATCAAAGAACGTGTTGACTTCGGTCAAATGCGTAACCTAATCATCGCAAGTGCTATGTTGGTCCTTGGACTTGGAGGAGCTATCCTTAAACTTGGTCCAGTTACACTTTCAGGTACTGCCCTATCAGCCATGACAGGTATCGTCTTGAACTTGATCTTACCATACGAAAATAAAGATTAAAAGTCTAAACACATCAAAAAACGAGCATTTCCAATCACGGAAGTGCTCATTTTTCTTCTTTCTAAAAAAGGAAAGCCCTGCGGCCTTCCTTTGTCTTACTTACGTTTCTTCTTTGCTTTTTTCATTTTGTTTGCCATGCGTTTCATGGACTGTTTCATGGCAAATTCACCGATTTTACCTTTTAGTCCACCACCAAACATCTGGTTCATATCTGGCATTCCTGCTCCTCCAAGAGCTGACAAGTCAGGCATACCACCTTGTCCCATCATTCCTTCAAGGGCAGACATATCCATTCCTCCCATATTTGGCATATTTTTAGGAAGGTTGTTTGGATTAATTCCCATCTGCTTCATCATCTTGTTCATATCTCCAGACATAACACCCTGCATGAGTTGTTTAGCCTGGTTAAAGTCCTTGATAAATTTATTAACTTCGACAAAGGTATTTCCAGAACCAGCAGCGATACGACGGCGACGGCTCGGATTTAACAAATCTGGATTTTCACGTTCTTCAGGTGTCATGGAAGACACAATGGCACGTTTGCGAGCAATCTGTCGCTCATCCACCTTCATGTTTTGAAGGGCTGGGTTGTTGGCCATACCTGGAATCATTTTGAGCAAGTCTTCCATTGGCCCCATGTTTTGCACCTGATCCAGCTGATCAATGAAATCATTGAAATCAAAGGTGTTTTCACGCATCTTCTCAGCCATTTCAAGGGCTTTTTGCTCATCGTATTCCTGAGAAGCTTTCTCAATCAAAGTGAGCATATCCCCCATGCCAAGGATACGGCTAGACATACGGTCTGGGTGGAAGGTCTCAATGTCCGTAATCTTTTCACCTGTACCAGTGAACTTGATTGGTTTTCCAGTAATGTGACGAACAGATAGAGCAGCACCACCACGAGTGTCCCCATCAATCTTGGTAAGGATAACCCCAGTTACTTCTAACTGAGCATTAAACTCACGCGCAACATTGGCCGCTTCTTGACCAATCATGGCATCAACGACGAGCAGAATTTCGTTTGGTTGAGCGAGTGCTTTCACGTCACGAAGCTCATTCATCAGAAGCTCATCAATCTGCAAACGACCTGCCGTATCAATCAAGACATAGTCATTATGATTAGCTTGGGCTTGTTCCAAACCTTGACGAACAATCTCCACAGCTGGAACCTCTGTCCCAAGAGCGAAAACCGGCACATCAATCTGTTGCCCCAAGGTTTTAAGCTGATCAATGGCAGCAGGACGGTAAATATCCGCCGCAATCATCAAAGGACGGGCATTTTCTTCTTTCTTTAGTTTATTGGCCAATTTACCAGCAAAGGTTGTTTTACCAGCCCCTTGCAAACCGACCATCATGATGATTGTAGGAATCTTAGGTGACTTGATAATCTCTGCCGTATCAGAACCCAAAACAGCTGTCAATTCCTCATCAACGATTTTAATAATCTGTTGCGCAGGATTAAGGGTATCAATAACTTCATGTCCGACTGCACGTTCACGAACCTTCTTGATAAAGTCCTTTACAACAGGCAAAGCAACGTCGGCTTCAAGCAAGGCCAAGCGAATTTCTTTGGTTGCCTCTTGGACATCAGATTCAGAGATTTTTCCTTTTTTACGTAGATTTTTAAAGACGTTCTGTAAACGTTCTGTTAAACTTTCAAATGCCATTTTTCTTCCTCTTATTCTCTATTATCAATGCTTGTCAAAATTTCTATCTGCTCCTGCAGAAAAGTATCCTCTGGATAGCGCTCCAAAATCTGGTCAAAAATCTGACTGCGGACAATGTAGTCCGAGTACATGTGCAATTTCATCTCATAATCTTCCAGAATCTTTTCTGTCCGCTTGATATTATCATAGACAGCCTGACGACTGACACCAAACTCCTCGGCAATCTCAGCGAGGCTGTAATCATCAGCGTAGTAGAGCTCTATATAATTCATTTGCTTATCTGTCAAAAGCGCCGCATAAAATTCAAAGAGCGCATTCATACGATTGGTTTTTTCGATTTCCATAACTTTTATTATACCAAAAAATAGCCTAATCTACCACACTAGGGAGCCAATCCAAGAAGATAGCTAGCTAAATTTGAAAAAGACAAGAGACTAGCCCCAAGTAATTTCCAATTGATAGCTGGCAAAGGGATGTCCTTCTTGATTTTGTAGTTGATAATCTAGTTCAATCTTTTGCCCATCAACTTGATAATGAGTCGTTTGGATGATAAACTCCTGCATGCCCATAGGTGTGGGAATATAGGCTAAACTATCACTATCCTTTAAAAAGCGCATAATGGTCTTGGGATTGGAAAATCGGCTCATCACCAGTTCTTTTCCATGAAATTTTATAACCACTTTTTCCTTTTCCTCATTAAAGAAAAGCAGGTAGCTATAATCTCCTTTTTCATGCACTTCTACATCATAAAGCTGGTCAATCACTTCCAACTGCTCATCAAACTGAATCGTATTTCTCATCCGAATCTTCACATCAAGTCCTCTTTCTTGTCTCTTGTCCTACTATTTTACCAAAAAGAGCAGGATTTTGCTATAATGGTCATATGAACGAAAAAGTATTCCGTGACCCAGTTCACAACTACATCCATGTTAATAATCAAATCATCTATGACTTGATCAATACAAAAGAATTTCAGCGTTTGCGTCGAATCAAGCAACTTGGGACTTCCAGTTATACCTTCCACGGTGGCGAGCACAGCCGCTTCTCTCACTGCTTGGGGGTCTATGAGATTGCTCGTCGTATCACGGAGATTTTTGAAGAAAAATATCCTGAAGAATGGGATCCTGCCGAGTCTCTCTTGACCATGACTGCTGCACTCCTTCATGACCTTGGACATGGTGCCTACTCCCATACTTTTGAACATCTCTTTGATACAGATCATGAAGCCATCACTCAGGAGATTATCCAAAGTCCTGAAACGGAGATTCACCAAGTCCTGCTACAAGTGGCGCCAGACTTTCCAAAAAAGGTTGCCAGTGTCATAGAACATACCTACCCTAACAAGCAGGTCGTGCAACTCATTTCTAGTCAGATTGATGCAGACCGCATGGACTATCTCTTGCGTGACTCCTATTTTACAGGAGCATCCTATGGAGAATTTGACCTGACTCGCATCCTCCGAGTCATTCGTCCTGTCGCAAATGGTATCTCCTTTCAGCGCAATGGCATGCATGCTATCGAAGACTACGTCCTCAGTCGCTACCAGATGTACATGCAGGTTTATTTCCACCCAGCAACACGCGCCATGGAAGTTCTCCTACAGAATCTCCTCAAGCGCGCTAAGGAACTCTATCCTGAAGACAAGGACTTCTTTGCACGAACTTCTCCACATCTCCTGCCTTTCTTTGGAAAAAATGTAACCTTATCTGACTATCTGGCTCTGGATGATGGTGTGATGAATACCTACTTCCAGCTCTGGATGACCAGTCCTGACAAGATTCTCGCAGACTTGTCGCAACGCTTTGTCAACCGCAAGGTCTTTAAATCCATTACCTTTTCACAAGAGGACCAAGATCAACTTGCTAGCATGAGAAAATTGGTTGAGGACATCGGCTTTGATCCCGACTACTATACTGCCATTCATAAGAACTTTGACCTCCCTTATGATATCTATCGTCCCGAATCTGAAAATCCACGGACACAGATTGAGATTTTACAAAAAAATGGTCAACTAGCCGAACTCTCTAGCCTGTCTCCTATCGTCCAATCCCTTGCTGGCAGCCGCCACGGAGATAATCGCTTTTATTTTCCGAAAGAAATGTTGGATCAAAACAGCATCTTTGCTAGCATTACCCAGCAATTTTTACACTTGATTGAGAATGATCATTTTACCCCAAATAAGAAATAATAGAGGAAATTTATGAGTATTAAACTAATCGCCGTCGATATTGACGGAACCCTAGTCAACAGCCAAAAGGAAATCACTTCTGAAGTCTTTTCTGCTATCCAAGATGCCAAAGAAGCTGGTGTCAAAGTCGTGATTGCAACAGGCCGCCCTATCGCAGGTGTTGCCAAACTTCTGGACGACTTGCAGTTGAGAGACGAGGGTGACTATGTTGTGACCTTTAATGGTGCCCTTGTCCAAGAAACTGCTACAGGCCATGAGATTATCAGCGAATCCTTGACCTATGAGGATTATCTGGATATGGAATTCCTCAGCCGCAAGCTCGGTGTCCACATGCACGCTATTACAAAGGACGGCATCTACACAGCTAATCGCAATATCGGAAAATACACAGTGCACGAATCAACCCTCGTCAGCATGCCTATCTTCTACCGCACACCTGAAGAAATGGCGGGCAAGGAAATTGTCAAGTGTATGTTCATCGATGAACCAGAAATTCTCGATGCTGCCATTGAAAAGATACCAGCCGAATTTTACGAGCGCTACTCTATCAACAAATCCGCTCCTTTCTACCTCGAACTCCTTAAAAAGAATGTAGATAAGGGTTCAGCTATTACCCACCTAGCTGAAAAACTCGGATTGACCAAAGATGAAACCATGGCTATCGGTGACGAAGAAAATGACCGTGCCATGCTGGAAGTCGTTGGCAACCCAGTCGTCATGGAAAATGGAAATCCAGAAATCAAAAAAATCGCCAAATACATCACTAAATCTAATGATAAATCTGGCGTTGCCCATGCCATCCGTACATGGGTACTGTAAAATAATTTGAATATAGAAAAAGCACTCCATAAGTTAGAGATAATGTACTGCCCCCAAAAGTTAGACAGAAAAAATCTTACTTTTGGGGGCAGTTTAATATTCAGTATTTTTGGTTTCTAGTTCTATCCCCTCAATAATTATTAAATCTGAATTAGGTAGTACATTATGTAAAACCTTTTTCAATTTTTTATTTTACTACGAATTAATATTATTTTTCAAGTGATAATTGATCCACTAATCTTCCTTTATAAATGTTGCAGTTCTTTTCTTAGTTAGCTTTTTTTCATAACTCTTTATAAGAATAACCAATAAACTACTTAGTAATCCCAAAATAACTAGACTTAATCTCGGGTTTAAAAGCCAATTAAAATAAGCGGCCAATATCCCTCCAAAAGGAGCAAAAATGGTAGCTATTACAAAAGAACTCGAAAGTATCTTTCCGATATTATACACAGTACTTTCTTGCTGCTGTATTGTTGTAATCGAAACAGAAGCTATTGTAATTAATCCGCTCAAAATTGAATAACAAATTCCAAAAAATATCCAATTTTCTACTATTCCACTCGCCATAATGACAAGTGGGATGGTTGCCATTGATATATTCATCAATATAAAAGCATCCTTCTTATTCAAAAAAGTAGAAAGAAAGGTTACTGCTATCAAACTTCCAAATCCAGCAATTGAGTA
This window of the Streptococcus sp. 116-D4 genome carries:
- the htpX gene encoding zinc metalloprotease HtpX; the encoded protein is MLFDQIASNKRRTWILLLVFFLLLALVGYAVGYLFMRSGLGGLVIALIIGFIYALSMIFQSTEIVMSMNGAREVDEQMAPDLYHVVEDMATVAQIPMPRVFIIDDPALNAFATGSNPQNAAVAATSGLLAIMNREELEAVMGHEVSHIRNYDIRISTIAVALASAITMLSSMAGRMMWWGGAGRRRSDDDRDGNGLEIIMLVVSLLAIVLAPLAATLVQLAISRQREFLADASSVELTRNPQGMINALRKLDNSKPMSRPVDDASSALYINDPKKGGGLQKLFYTHPPISERIERLKQM
- a CDS encoding LemA family protein, translated to MTWIILGVIALIVIFVIASYNGLVKNRMQTKEAWSQIDVQLKRRNDLLPNLIETVKGYAKYEGSTLEKVTELRRQVAAATSPAEAMKASDALTRQISGIFAVAENYPDLKASANFIKLQEELTNTENKISYSRQLYNSVVSNYNVKLETFPSNIIAGMFGFKAADFLQTPEEEKVVPKVDFSGLGD
- the rsmG gene encoding 16S rRNA (guanine(527)-N(7))-methyltransferase RsmG — encoded protein: MKPETFYNLLAEQNLPLSDQQKEQFERYFELLVEWNERINLTAITDKEEVYLKHFYDSIAPILQGLIPNETIKLLDIGAGAGFPSLPMKILYPQLEVTIIDSLNKRINFLQLLAQELDLDGVHFYHGRAEDFAQDKNFRAHYDFVTARAVARMQVLSELTIPYLKVGGKLLALKASNAPEELLEAKNALNLLFSKVEDNLSYTLPNGDPRYITIVEKKKETPNKYPRKAGMPNKRPL
- a CDS encoding uracil-xanthine permease family protein, whose product is MKQESTVDLLLDVDQRPSAGKGILLSFQHVFAMFGATILVPLILGMPVSVALFASGVGTLIYMVCTGFKVPVYLGSSFAFITAMSLAMKEIGGDVSAAQTGVILTGLIYVLVSTSIRFAGTKWIDKLLPPIVIGPMIIVIGLGLAGSAVTNAGLVADGNWKNALVAVVTFLIAAFINTKGKGFLRIIPFLFAIIGGYLFALALGLVDFTPVLEANWFEIPGFYLPFNTGGAFKQYDLYFGPETIAILPIAIVTISEHIGDHTVLGQICGRQFLKEPGLHRTLLGDGIATSVSAFLGGPANTTYGENTGVIGMTRIASVSVIRNAAFIAIALSFLGKFTALISTIPNAVLGGMSILLYGVIASNGLKVLIKERVDFGQMRNLIIASAMLVLGLGGAILKLGPVTLSGTALSAMTGIVLNLILPYENKD
- the ffh gene encoding signal recognition particle protein, with product MAFESLTERLQNVFKNLRKKGKISESDVQEATKEIRLALLEADVALPVVKDFIKKVRERAVGHEVIDTLNPAQQIIKIVDEELTAVLGSDTAEIIKSPKIPTIIMMVGLQGAGKTTFAGKLANKLKKEENARPLMIAADIYRPAAIDQLKTLGQQIDVPVFALGTEVPAVEIVRQGLEQAQANHNDYVLIDTAGRLQIDELLMNELRDVKALAQPNEILLVVDAMIGQEAANVAREFNAQLEVTGVILTKIDGDTRGGAALSVRHITGKPIKFTGTGEKITDIETFHPDRMSSRILGMGDMLTLIEKASQEYDEQKALEMAEKMRENTFDFNDFIDQLDQVQNMGPMEDLLKMIPGMANNPALQNMKVDERQIARKRAIVSSMTPEERENPDLLNPSRRRRIAAGSGNTFVEVNKFIKDFNQAKQLMQGVMSGDMNKMMKQMGINPNNLPKNMPNMGGMDMSALEGMMGQGGMPDLSALGGAGMPDMNQMFGGGLKGKIGEFAMKQSMKRMANKMKKAKKKRK
- a CDS encoding putative DNA-binding protein, which codes for MEIEKTNRMNALFEFYAALLTDKQMNYIELYYADDYSLAEIAEEFGVSRQAVYDNIKRTEKILEDYEMKLHMYSDYIVRSQIFDQILERYPEDTFLQEQIEILTSIDNRE
- a CDS encoding DUF1934 domain-containing protein codes for the protein MKIRMRNTIQFDEQLEVIDQLYDVEVHEKGDYSYLLFFNEEKEKVVIKFHGKELVMSRFSNPKTIMRFLKDSDSLAYIPTPMGMQEFIIQTTHYQVDGQKIELDYQLQNQEGHPFASYQLEITWG
- a CDS encoding HD domain-containing protein; its protein translation is MNEKVFRDPVHNYIHVNNQIIYDLINTKEFQRLRRIKQLGTSSYTFHGGEHSRFSHCLGVYEIARRITEIFEEKYPEEWDPAESLLTMTAALLHDLGHGAYSHTFEHLFDTDHEAITQEIIQSPETEIHQVLLQVAPDFPKKVASVIEHTYPNKQVVQLISSQIDADRMDYLLRDSYFTGASYGEFDLTRILRVIRPVANGISFQRNGMHAIEDYVLSRYQMYMQVYFHPATRAMEVLLQNLLKRAKELYPEDKDFFARTSPHLLPFFGKNVTLSDYLALDDGVMNTYFQLWMTSPDKILADLSQRFVNRKVFKSITFSQEDQDQLASMRKLVEDIGFDPDYYTAIHKNFDLPYDIYRPESENPRTQIEILQKNGQLAELSSLSPIVQSLAGSRHGDNRFYFPKEMLDQNSIFASITQQFLHLIENDHFTPNKK
- the yidA gene encoding sugar-phosphatase, whose translation is MSIKLIAVDIDGTLVNSQKEITSEVFSAIQDAKEAGVKVVIATGRPIAGVAKLLDDLQLRDEGDYVVTFNGALVQETATGHEIISESLTYEDYLDMEFLSRKLGVHMHAITKDGIYTANRNIGKYTVHESTLVSMPIFYRTPEEMAGKEIVKCMFIDEPEILDAAIEKIPAEFYERYSINKSAPFYLELLKKNVDKGSAITHLAEKLGLTKDETMAIGDEENDRAMLEVVGNPVVMENGNPEIKKIAKYITKSNDKSGVAHAIRTWVL